The window accctgctgagccctgctggggcGGGAGCCTGAgtcagcaccagcacagccgGTTCTGCCGGACTGGACCAAGCTGAGGCAGgtaaggctgggcagggctctgccgCACCGCATCCCACAGCCCCGTGTGCTCCCCTGAGCACCGCGGAGCCCCTCGCCCACCTCCCCTGTCTTTCAGGTGGACGATGTCCCGGGCCAtgcagtgccagagctgcctgccccggggcagctgggcacagctgccttggtccctggcagggagcaggggggcCCGCAGCGTGTCCGTGTGTGCTGCTGCCGTGCCAGgtgagctgggctctgtgccTCTGGCACTCAGCCCCGTCCCCAGGGAAGCCTGTCCCTGTTGGACATCcctccccagctgtgcaggggcGTGGGGCACCCGAGCGAGGTGTGAAGCTGGGTGGGGTtagccctgctgggctggagagGGCCATCCCTGGCCACGTGCATTCTTCCTCCCCACCAGGTGGTGCAGGCAGGTGTTTCCTCAGGAAGATCCTTCGCACAAGCAGCATCTCCCTCCCCAGGTACAGTCAGTGGCACACGCCTGGGGCTCTTTGTCACAGCACCTGGGTGGCTGAGCTGGCTGCCTTGGcaccagggacactgctctgcttCCACCTAGACAGACACCCAGACccacctccctgcctgctctgactcctgcccacctcctctgcctctccacGGGTTTTCTGGGAGTGCACAGCCCATGGCTTGCTGACCTGCCTTCACCTCCCAGCCGTGCCCCTACCCTGGCCCCACGCTCTCCCGTGGtgtgggggaaggaaggggtGAGCTGGCTCCTCTCAGCACTTGCCACAGCCTCGCTGGTGAtctgcccaccctgcccaggGCGGGGTttggagctgctccctgtgagACTCTCCCTCGTCCTGCAGGGGCTGTGTTCACTACCAGGGAGActcccaggagagctctgcccagcccagcccctctcgCCATGGTCAGTCCCAGCTGAGGAACGTGGCCTTTTCTGGTGAGTTTTGCAGTTCTGGTCTGGAGGGAGGGTCCTATACAGCGGGGTGGGggcagctgctgtcctgggcaGTGCGAGGGTTCCCCATAACTGGgtgctgtcccctctctgcagtgccctggggcAGGCAACTTCCCCAGTCCCCTGCCAGTGAGCAACCCTTGTCATGTCCAGCGCCTTCCTCCTTCCAGGTGCCATCAAGAAGCACCAGAAGAGCCTGTCTGCGTGGTTCAGCCACCAGCCCAATGAGGAGAGGCAGTTCGGCCCTTCCTTCTCTCTGGATGCCGTCCACGTGGACCCAGTGATCCGGGAGAGCTCCCTGGAGGAGATTCTGAAGCCCTCCCCTGATTTAACCATCCAgaaccagctccagcagccctgcagaaaggtTATCAGCCTCCACAGCCTCTTTGACGTGGACGCCTGCGGGCGGCAGGTGAAGAACGTGGTGCTCTACGGCACCGTGGGCACGGGCAAGAGCACCCTCATCAAGAAGATGGTGGTGGACTGGTGCCACGGCCGCCTGCCCCGCTTCCAGCTGGTCATCCCCTTCTCCTGCGAGGACCTGTCCCACAGCCACGCCCACGTGTCCCTGCGGCGCCTCATCACCAAGAAGTACCAGCACCTCCGGGACGTGGTGCCGGTGCTGGAAGCTTCCAACCTCAGGGTGCTCTTCATCCTCAACGGCCTGGAGCGCCTCAACCTGGACTTCCGCCTGGCTGGCACggagctctgctgtgacccCAACGAGCCCGTGCCTCCCTCTGCCATCGTGGTCAACCTGCTGCGGAAATACCTCCTGCCCGAGGTCGGTGTTGCCCTGCTTTGTGCTGGGAAAAGGTTGGGGGTGAGCCCTGAGGCACCACGGGGCTGTTGTGATAATTATTTGCACTCCAGCTTGGCTGGGAGCAAGCAGGCAGCCTCTGTTCCTGGAGGGACTTGCCAAGGTGGCCTCATGTCACTGGTGGGATCTTTGGGGAGGCCTGGTAAGGTAATGAAGGCTGTGACCTTCCAGGCTTTATTTATGTCTAGGACGAAACGGGGAAAGTTCTTCTGTCCCCTCTGCCTGGGCCAGGCTTGATACAGCGCCCTGTGTGCAGCAGCTTTGTGAACCCCAGCCCTGTGGATGGGGCGATCCTTGTGCACCTCTCAGTGGGTTATGCCCTGCTGAGCAGCCCCAAGCTCACccacccctgtgtccccaggccagCATCATCGTCACCACGCGCCCGTCGGCCGTGCGCCGCATCCCCGGCAAGTACGTGGGGCGCTACGCCGAGATCTGCGGCTTCTCCGACACCAACCTGCAGAAGCTCTACTTCCAGATGCGCctcagccagcctggctgctctggagaGGAAAGCCAGGACCGCCGCTCAGCGGAGCAGGAGAACCTGGTGGAGATGTTGTCGAGGAACTTGGAGCGCCACAACCAAATAACAGCTGCCTGCTTCTTGCCCTCCTACTGCTGGCTGGTGTGCACCACCCTGCACTTCCTCTACTTCACCAGGACGGTTCCTCCCAGCCAGACCCTGACTGGCATCTACACCAGCTTCCTGAGGCTCAACTTCAGCGGGGAGGTGCTGGACAGCAGCGACCCCACACACATCTCCATGATGAAGTACGTGGCCAAGACAGTGGGCAAGCTGGCCTACGAGGGGGTGATGTCCCGCAAGACCTGCTTCTCAGAGGAGGACCTGCAGCAGTGCTTCGAGGTGGAGATGAAGACCGAAAGCGAGCTCAACCTCCTGGAGGTTTTCCGCAGCGACGTCTTCCGCTTCTTCCTCAGCCCGTGCGTGCAGCCGGGCAAGGAGCACACCTTTGTCTTCACCATCCCCGCCATGCAGGAGTACCTGGCAGCCCTGTACGTGGTGCTGGGCGAGAAGAAGACCCTGGCCCAGAGAGTGGGGAAGGAGCTGTCAGAGGTCCTCGGGAAGGTGAGCGAAGATGTGGCGGTGGTTGTGAACATCGTCTCCAAGGTGCTGCCCCTGCGCTTCCTCCCCGTGCTCTTCAACCTGCTCAAGATCTTCCCTCGCTACTTCTCCCGGGTGGGCGGCAAGGACAGGGATACCATTGCCCACACCATGGCAGAGGAGCTGTTCAAAGAGGAGGACTACTACAACGACGATGTCTTGGACCAGATCAACTCCAGCATCCTGGGCGTGGAGGGCCCCATGCGCCACCCCGATGAGGCCCCGGATGATGAGGTCTTCGAGCTCTTCCCCATTTTCATGGGTGGGATCCTGTCCCGCCGCAACCGCGccatcctggagcagctgggctgctccatCAAGAACCTGGCAGCCTTCGAGATCGCCAAGGCCATGAAGAAGACGGTGATCAGGAAGGGCCGCAGGGGCCTGCCCCCCTCGGAGCTCATGGACTACCTGTTCTTCCTGCACGAGTTCCAGAACGAGCGCTTCACGGCCGAGGCCATCCGCTCCCTCCGCGCTGTCAACCTCTCCTCCGTCAAGATGACCCCTCTCaagtgctctgtgctggcatCTGTCATGAGCACCACGTGTCACGAGGTGGAGGAGCTGAACCTCACCTCCTGCAACCTGGACAGCGGCAGCTTGAGGACCCtcttccctgtcctgctgcGATGCAAAGCTCTCCAGTGAGTaccacctcctcctgccctttGGCACTGCTcaaaaattggtttttttcGCACCTCTGCCCATCACAGGGATGCTTTAGGAGCCCAGGTATGGAAAACTTGGGAAAGGGCATGTTTATCCTCAGTGCAGACCTAGGGAACTACAGCTTCCAACATGCAGCACTCCTTGAGCAGCCTTTGTAGGGCACTGCATGCTGGGATTTGCAGTCCCAGCTCACCCTCCCacaggaatttttgggaagctccctgcagctgctaCAGGCTGGGCAGGCTGCCAGCTGTCCTGGCAGACCCGAGTCCCTACGGGAAGTTACCCGGCATCCCCGCGCCGTTAGCTCTGTGAGGAGTTTGCTGTCCCAAAGGTGGGAGTCTGGGCTGTGCAGATGTTCCCACAAGCGTTCCAgcacgtttgtggagctgcaggTCTTCCTGCCGCCCAGGTGGTGGCGAGACGTGCTCAGCACAGATGGATCGggctctgcagctgggctgtgccgcACTTCCTTCCTCCAGATGCTCAGGAGGGCTTGATGGAGCCCCGATCCCTCCTCTGACCTTCACCCACCTCTTGAAGACTCTACCATCCCCTTCCccttgccctgctcctgctggcactggctctgctggctcatGCTCCGGTGCGGTGTCACTGTGCTCCCTTTGGGAGAGGAAACCTGGAGTGGCCTAGTTTGGGGAGCCCAGGGAGGATGGTGATGGGCAAAATGGAGCgggcagggctgccaggctCGCAGGTAACAGCCATTTCGTTCCTGTCACCCCCATGTCTTGTTCTGCACCAGTCTGCAGCTCAACAGCCTGGGCTCCGACGCCTGCAAGGAAATTCGTGACCTGCTCCTGCATGACAAGTGTGCGGTGAGCAGCCTGCGGTGAGTACGGCCCCCGCCCTGCATGACgctgccactgctgcccaccACGTGCCTGGGCACTCCCTGAGCTCCCGTGTCCACAGGCTGGCCAATAACCCCGCTCCCGTGTCCACAGGCTGGCCAATAACCCCGTGGGCGAGCAGGGCGCTCGGTACCTGGCCGAGGCGCTGGCCGGCAACCGCTCGCTGAcgcagctgtccctgctgcacaCCGCGCTGGGGGACCCCGGCGCCGAGGCCATCGCCCAGCACCTGGCCCAGAACCAGCACCTGCAGGAGCTCAACCTGGGCTACAACTCCCTGACGGACGCGGCGGCCCTGCGCGTGGTGGAGGTGGCCAAAAGGCACGAGACGCTGGACAAAGTGCAGTGAGTCCGCTCTGCCGCATCCCCGTCCCTGTGCCGTGTGCCTCTGTCCTTCCCCTCAGCCCTCACCTgtgtctcctgctgctgtcccagcctcTACTTCAACGACATCAGTGAGGATGGCAAGAGGGCGCTTGACAGCCTGCGCATGGACCGGGACGGCGTCAGGGCTCTGGTTTTCCTCACGGCGGGCACCGACGTCTCCGACTACTGGTCCCACATCCTGAACGTGGTGCAGAGGAACCTGCCCTTCTGGGACCGCGAGCGGGTCCGGCAGCACCTCGCCCTCCTCCTGCAGGACCTGGAGAGCAGCCGCAGCCAGACTGCCAATCCCTGGAGGAAAGCCAAATTCCTGCGAGTCGAGAGCGAGGTCAAGAAAATGCTGGGGAAACTGCAGGATGGGAGCCTCTGACCTGCTGCCCATCCACCAGCCAGGGGTGGGGCAGTGGAGTGTGCCCAGCAGCGCATTCCCTGCGCCCTTACCCAGCTGGAGATGCTGGGTGGATGGTGCTGTCAGAGGTGCTGGGTGTGTGGGGCTCAGCCTCATCTGCAGGCGAGGCTGAAGTGTGGGAATGGGACAGAAACCAGGCCAGGAGCAAATGGGACTTGTTCTTCTGGGCTTGTGGAAAGCCAGCCCCTGCACCCTGGCCAgagtgctggcagggagcaggattGGGGCTTGTTTGTGAATCTTTTGGGAGCATTAAAGTGCACCTCTTTATTTCCACTGAAGCACACTAGTACCAAGACTTGATCTCTTCCTGGGGAGGAATGTGGAGCcagccctccagcagctggagtggAGGGTTCTGCCTTTCCCCATCTCACAGCACCGGCgtggagcagcccagctctgctgcagtgctgacCCAGTCATTCTCCCTGCCGTGTGTCCCCCTGGAAGCCACCAGGAGCTGTCCCCAAGCCGGGTGTCCCGGGGTGCTggttcctgctcccagctccgactggcagtgccctggggctgggagggcaggcAAGACTCGGGGCTGTTTAACCATTAAACCTGGGGCGTCTTGGGAGAGGCGGGGACACTTTCCTGCCACTTCACCCTGTACCTTGCTCCCTCTGGCAATCCCTGCAGCCATGAAGCAAACAAAAGGTATGTGCCGGAAAATCCTCTGGAGACCCTTCCCCACACACACAGGCCCTGCTGCCCGGTGGAGCAAGACAATGTCAGAGCCCAGGCAGCCtgtggaaaggaggaaaaggcatGCAGGAAAATATCTCCTTGTGGGGATGCTGGGGAGGCATCCCCTCtccctgggtttggggttccTTGTGCCCAGAGAGGTGTGGAGGGGTTTTATGGGGGATGTGTGCCGGGGAAggtctccttttccttctcctggctcctgcagctctctggggtCCTGGTGAACCTTCTCAACCCTCACTGAAGAGCCCTGTAAACCCCCAGGACTGACCCCATCTGCTTGGCCCTGCTTTGCCCCCGCAGTGAGCGCCCGTGGGACCTGAGCAGCAGGTCCTGCTGTTGGGAATGCAGGAGGACAGTGGTGACAGGGCCAAGGAACCACCTGTGCTGAGAGACAGAGGGGCTTGGGGGCTGTGTGGGCTTGGCAAACCCCCTCACCTGGCACGGCAGGCTCAGCCTGCGAGTGGACAAGCCCTGAGTGCTCGAGAGCGTGGGGTCTGCTCCCAGCCCCCCACCTCCTCTGCTgacctctcctctccctctgcagggCTCGAGGGAGACAAGATGTCCATCATGTAAGTGCTGATCTCCCCTTGACCAGGGGCTTTCTGGGGCTCAGGAGAGATGTGGGGAATGGTCCAAGAGGGAAGTCCCCTCTGTCTTCTCCCAGGGAAAATGAGGCAGAGGCCTCATTTGGTCCTTTCTGTGAGGAACAAGCTCCCCaaggctggggaaggcaggggcAAGGCCGTCCTGCACTAACATGGCCTCTCCTGCCCTTTGTCATTTcagaaaatttgaatttaacCCCAAAGTTGGGATCGACAACCCTGCCTTGACACTGACTGAGGACACGGGTAAATACATGCCCTCATCTCCCAGGGTGTCCTTGTGTCTGCACGGGGCTGTGgcacctgggcactgccagggtcCTGCGCTCTCTGTCACACTGGGCACCTGTGGGAGGTGAACACAGAAGGGATGAGCAGATCTGCAGCCCAGGATGGGGTGGAGAACTTGTGTGAGgatccctgcagagccctgctcatGGGCTGTGCCCCTACACAGATGCTGAGGGTGTGGGGGAGCCCCGCTTCTACCTGCTGACCAAGGAGAGCACGGAGACCTTCGGCTTCTGCCTGCACGAGGAGCTGGGCTGCCAGGGCCACGTCATCCGGCAGCTTGAGCTGGGGGGGGTGGCCCAGCGCAGGGGGCTGCAGGACGGGGACCGGCTACTCCAGGTCAATGGCCACTTCGTGGACCACATGGACCACCTCAGGGTAAGCTGGGAGCATCCCATGGGGACGCCTGGgtcctgcccaggcaggggcacaggggaTGCGTGACCCCTGCTGACCCCAGGGACCCTGATGCCACCCCATCAGAGGGGTTCCTGCCCAGGGTTCACAGCCTGGGTCCTTCCAGGTGGTGCAGAAGATCAAGGCCAGCGGGAACCAGgtcctgctggcagtgctggacgGTGACTCCTACGAAGCAGCCAAATCCCTGGGCAGGGACCTGTCCCAGATGCTGCCGGATGACATCCGCCCGCGCCTCTGCCACGTCACGAGGGACAAAAGCGGCTTTGGCTTCAGCGTGTCCTGTCCAGAAGGTAAAGCAGGATGCTGCCTCCACGAGCCCCCCTGCTGTAGCACCTCACTCACCCCAAAGAGccccttctgctcctcctgcaggcACCAAGGGCACCTTCCAGCTGTCGGTGCTGCAGGACGGGCCAGCGGACAGAGCAGGGGTGCcgccaggctgctggctgctggagctgaacGGGGACAGCGTCAAGAGCTACTCCCACACGCAGCTCACCAAAAAGGTGCCTGCTCCTGGCATGGGGGGCGAGGGACGGGGCTGACAGTGTCACTGAGCGCCCCGTGCTTCCCATCCAGCTTAAGCAGAGCGGCAACAAGGTGACGCTGCTGGTGGCATCCAGCGCCGTGGAGGAGTTTTATCGCCTGCGGGGCCTGCGGGTCACGGCTGCCTTGGCAGACGCCTCCAGGCTCCCCTTCAAGGTCCGGGAGCTGCACCTGGTGAAGGGTCCCGCTGGCTACGGGTTCCTGCTCAAGGAGGATGACTGCAGCTCGGGAGGAGTAGGTGAGGGGGCTGAGAGGGGCAGTTTGTACCTGAGCAAGGCACTTCTGAGCGTTGGGAAGAGCtgacagctctgtgcctgcaaTGGGACCCTGTCCCCACCTGCACGCGGGGGTCAGCAGAGCCAGTTCCCCTCTGTGAGCCTCTGCCCCGCTGTGGCAGGCCAGTTCCTGTGGGAAGTGGATGTGGGGCTGCCGGCCGAGCAGGCAGGGATGAGGGAAGGGGACCGTGTGCTGGCAGTGAACGGGGAGAGCATCGAGGGGCTGGACCACGAGCAGACCGTGCACAGGATCCGTGCCCGGGAGGACCAGGTGACGCTGCTGGTCATCGACCCCGCTGGGGATGAGTTCTACCACTCGGTAGGTTTTGGGGGCACAGTCCTGCTCTGGCCGGGGAGCCCTGCggtgctgtggggctgcacGGTGGGATGGGTGTCCTCCACAGGGGCTGTGTGTCCATCccttttctgctcttccagATCGGGCTGTCCCCCCTGCAGTTCTTTGAGCACAGTGACCCCGCCTCAGGCTCCTGCAcaccctccctgccctctcGCAGTGGCTCCCCTGCACTCTGTGACGTTGAGGTGGGACCCAAGGGACCTGTGTCCTGGCTGATGGCTGCAGCCAACAGTATAGAGATCATTCAGGTAACCCCTCAGGGCAGCGCtcacagcctggcagtgctcTGAGTGCTGCCACCCTCCTATTCCACCCATCCTCACATTTCCCTGGCACCTGTGGTACTGCCAGGAGGAGGCTGTGTGGTCCCCTGGCCACAGGGGCCAGGCAGAAACACCCCTCCAACCTGTGTCCCCGCAGAGCCAGCGCCAGGAGGAGCACACAAAGCTGTGCCAGGCATTCTAAGAGCCCAGGAGCCTCTGGATGGGCTCTCCCACACAGCACCTCCACCCAGGCCACGTCCAGCCCCTCGGgcctcagcactgctcagcatgGACCCTGCACACGCAGCTCCTGTGTCTCCGTGCCTGGCTCACAGCATGACACTCCCAGGGACTCGTCTCTGCTCACCGAGGCTGGCTCAGAGCTTTTATCAACCACAGTGGCAGCTCCTCATAACCTGACCACAGACCTGTGTCTTTGCCTGCCCAGCTACCTCCAGGGATTTCTCAGGACTTTGCACTGAAGCCTttgcccagctccaggctctgggagTTCCCAGGAGAGCTGAGGCACTGCCCTCTGCACCACGACCCAGGGGACTTGAGGGGTGGCTCAGATCTGCACGTGCATGGACATCCCTCCTGTGCTTCTCCTCTCATCCTCTCCCTGAACCTGTGGGCAGTGAGTGTCCACCACCCACCACCACCCTGTTCCTGCACCACCCTTTTGGGGTGTGATTAAAGGACAAATCCACACTGCAGTTTGTGTGGGTGATCTTATGGACAGCACTGCGACTtggcagcacatcccagggCCACATCCAGCCTCTCTTCCCaagcctggagctgggcagtggATGTAGAAAGCTCTCCAGGTGTGCTGCTGGAAGGGTAGGGGCTGAGAGCCATCCTGAGAGCCCCTGGGCACTGTGCCTCCAGGAATCTGAGAGCAAACTCCTGCAGGCATCCCCTGTGCTCCACAGCAAGGGTTGTTCCTGAGGGTTCCCCTTGCAGGTGACACAGCAGGAGCATCCgttcctgccctgccagggctgtgacagtgctgggggagggggacaggggggaatCCCAGCGGGGAAATTTCACCTCTCTGCCAAGCGTGGGAGAGTGAAAACGAGCACGGAGTTTTGCATGTGGCCAAGAACCACAAACCTCTGGCTGAGGTTTTACCTCGGCCCCTTCTCGAGCGTGAACGGAAACGCCACAGTGGAGTCCCCGCCTCTGTGAGCTCTGAGCtcagtgcaggcagctggggtGCAAGAAGTCCTTGTCCAGAGCCCTTGGGAGCTGACAGCTcgggagggagcagggctggccagcTGCAGGCTGCTTTGGGGGTGAATGGTCAAGGGAGAGGTGGGAAAAGCTTGGCTGggagcccccagcagcaccatggTGTGGGGTCCCTGCAGCTGTCCCAAAAGTGCCAAGTGAAACCCTCCCAAGAGTCCCAAGTGAGACAGTCACAACAGTCCCAAGCAAAATCAACCTTTGCTTGAAGTCTCACAGCCCCAGCTCGGAGTGAATCATGCCCAGAGAAGCAGATAGTCAGGAATGCAATTACTCAAGCGTGTTCCCTGATCTCTTTGGATCAGAGCCATGGTGATTTTTGTACTTGGCTCTCACAAAGCCAGTGTTGCCCTCCCCAGTTCTCTCCCCAGGTACTTGTGGTAGCGTGGAGCTGGCCAGGGCACCCGCTGGTGGTCAATCCGGCTTGACTATTAGCCAGAATCCATTAGCACCTAATGG is drawn from Vidua chalybeata isolate OUT-0048 chromosome 23, bVidCha1 merged haplotype, whole genome shotgun sequence and contains these coding sequences:
- the NLRX1 gene encoding NLR family member X1 isoform X1; the encoded protein is MSRAMQCQSCLPRGSWAQLPWSLAGSRGARSVSVCAAAVPGGAGRCFLRKILRTSSISLPRGCVHYQGDSQESSAQPSPSRHGQSQLRNVAFSGAIKKHQKSLSAWFSHQPNEERQFGPSFSLDAVHVDPVIRESSLEEILKPSPDLTIQNQLQQPCRKVISLHSLFDVDACGRQVKNVVLYGTVGTGKSTLIKKMVVDWCHGRLPRFQLVIPFSCEDLSHSHAHVSLRRLITKKYQHLRDVVPVLEASNLRVLFILNGLERLNLDFRLAGTELCCDPNEPVPPSAIVVNLLRKYLLPEASIIVTTRPSAVRRIPGKYVGRYAEICGFSDTNLQKLYFQMRLSQPGCSGEESQDRRSAEQENLVEMLSRNLERHNQITAACFLPSYCWLVCTTLHFLYFTRTVPPSQTLTGIYTSFLRLNFSGEVLDSSDPTHISMMKYVAKTVGKLAYEGVMSRKTCFSEEDLQQCFEVEMKTESELNLLEVFRSDVFRFFLSPCVQPGKEHTFVFTIPAMQEYLAALYVVLGEKKTLAQRVGKELSEVLGKVSEDVAVVVNIVSKVLPLRFLPVLFNLLKIFPRYFSRVGGKDRDTIAHTMAEELFKEEDYYNDDVLDQINSSILGVEGPMRHPDEAPDDEVFELFPIFMGGILSRRNRAILEQLGCSIKNLAAFEIAKAMKKTVIRKGRRGLPPSELMDYLFFLHEFQNERFTAEAIRSLRAVNLSSVKMTPLKCSVLASVMSTTCHEVEELNLTSCNLDSGSLRTLFPVLLRCKALHLQLNSLGSDACKEIRDLLLHDKCAVSSLRLANNPVGEQGARYLAEALAGNRSLTQLSLLHTALGDPGAEAIAQHLAQNQHLQELNLGYNSLTDAAALRVVEVAKRHETLDKVHLYFNDISEDGKRALDSLRMDRDGVRALVFLTAGTDVSDYWSHILNVVQRNLPFWDRERVRQHLALLLQDLESSRSQTANPWRKAKFLRVESEVKKMLGKLQDGSL
- the NLRX1 gene encoding NLR family member X1 isoform X2, which encodes MSRAMQCQSCLPRGSWAQLPWSLAGSRGARSVSVCAAAVPGGAGRCFLRKILRTSSISLPRGCVHYQGDSQESSAQPSPSRHGQSQLRNVAFSGAIKKHQKSLSAWFSHQPNEERQFGPSFSLDAVHVDPVIRESSLEEILKPSPDLTIQNQLQQPCRKVISLHSLFDVDACGRQVKNVVLYGTVGTGKSTLIKKMVVDWCHGRLPRFQLVIPFSCEDLSHSHAHVSLRRLITKKYQHLRDVVPVLEASNLRVLFILNGLERLNLDFRLAGTELCCDPNEPVPPSAIVVNLLRKYLLPEASIIVTTRPSAVRRIPGKYVGRYAEICGFSDTNLQKLYFQMRLSQPGCSGEESQDRRSAEQENLVEMLSRNLERHNQITAACFLPSYCWLVCTTLHFLYFTRTVPPSQTLTGIYTSFLRLNFSGEVLDSSDPTHISMMKYVAKTVGKLAYEGVMSRKTCFSEEDLQQCFEVEMKTESELNLLEVFRSDVFRFFLSPCVQPGKEHTFVFTIPAMQEYLAALYVVLGEKKTLAQRVGKELSEVLGKVSEDVAVVVNIVSKVLPLRFLPVLFNLLKIFPRYFSRVGGKDRDTIAHTMAEELFKEEDYYNDDVLDQINSSILGVEGPMRHPDEAPDDEVFELFPIFMGGILSRRNRAILEQLGCSIKNLAAFEIAKAMKKTVIRKGRRGLPPSELMDYLFFLHEFQNERFTAEAIRSLRAVNLSSVKMTPLKCSVLASVMSTTCHEVEELNLTSCNLDSGSLRTLFPVLLRCKALHLQLNSLGSDACKEIRDLLLHDKCAVSSLRLANNPVGEQGARYLAEALAGNRSLTQLSLLHTALGDPGAEAIAQHLAQNQHLQELNLGYNSLTDAAALRVVEVAKRHETLDKVHLYFNDISEDGKRALDSLRMDRDGVRALVFLTAGTDVSDYWSHILNVVQRNLPFWDRERVRQHLALLLQDLESSRSQTANPWRKAKFLRVESEGSRETRCPS
- the NLRX1 gene encoding NLR family member X1 isoform X3 — protein: MSRAMQCQSCLPRGSWAQLPWSLAGSRGARSVSVCAAAVPGGAGRCFLRKILRTSSISLPRGCVHYQGDSQESSAQPSPSRHGQSQLRNVAFSGAIKKHQKSLSAWFSHQPNEERQFGPSFSLDAVHVDPVIRESSLEEILKPSPDLTIQNQLQQPCRKVISLHSLFDVDACGRQVKNVVLYGTVGTGKSTLIKKMVVDWCHGRLPRFQLVIPFSCEDLSHSHAHVSLRRLITKKYQHLRDVVPVLEASNLRVLFILNGLERLNLDFRLAGTELCCDPNEPVPPSAIVVNLLRKYLLPEASIIVTTRPSAVRRIPGKYVGRYAEICGFSDTNLQKLYFQMRLSQPGCSGEESQDRRSAEQENLVEMLSRNLERHNQITAACFLPSYCWLVCTTLHFLYFTRTVPPSQTLTGIYTSFLRLNFSGEVLDSSDPTHISMMKYVAKTVGKLAYEGVMSRKTCFSEEDLQQCFEVEMKTESELNLLEVFRSDVFRFFLSPCVQPGKEHTFVFTIPAMQEYLAALYVVLGEKKTLAQRVGKELSEVLGKVSEDVAVVVNIVSKVLPLRFLPVLFNLLKIFPRYFSRVGGKDRDTIAHTMAEELFKEEDYYNDDVLDQINSSILGVEGPMRHPDEAPDDEVFELFPIFMGGILSRRNRAILEQLGCSIKNLAAFEIAKAMKKTVIRKGRRGLPPSELMDYLFFLHEFQNERFTAEAIRSLRAVNLSSVKMTPLKCSVLASVMSTTCHEVEELNLTSCNLDSGSLRTLFPVLLRCKALHLQLNSLGSDACKEIRDLLLHDKCAVSSLRLANNPAPVSTGWPITPWASRALGTWPRRWPATAR